A genomic window from Luteolibacter sp. LG18 includes:
- a CDS encoding glycoside hydrolase family 2 TIM barrel-domain containing protein yields the protein MIRHFIALLGSLAVLHAGPEREPDFSRAGFYTVPDSGRSAADFNVGWRFHRGNVEEAEARDFNDRAWQQVCTPHGVDGALPEETSGSSNYQGPAWYRKTFTPPTDLTGKRVSLHFEGILGKSKIWVNGKLMREHFSGFLPAIVDITEVAELGKPNVVAVLADNSDDPSYPPGKPQKQLDYSYLGGIYRDVWLVSTNPVHITDPNAVDVVAGGGVFFHTDELDAAHAKSGVQVHVVNESDREGAYTVECDLTDATGKAVASAKAPLKLAAKASGTTSFTLGVKNPAMWTPDSPVLHNLVVRVKDREGKVIDARRNRVGLRTIAFTHEKGFILNGQPFPEKLIGGNRHQDHAVIGFALSNNLHWRDALKLREAGFRVVRNAHYPQDPAFMDACDELGLFVIVNTPGWQFWNKDPIFGERVYSDIRNMVRRDRNHASVLLWEPILNETSYPAEFAKNAHDINHAEYPWPGCYTAADSEALGHEHFEVLYAHPRSGDGLDIATNYDKSKVYFTREWGDNVDDWGAQNSPSRVSLGWGEVPQLVQAKHYAKPSYPYSCLDSLFRAGPEHFGGTMWHSFDHQRGYHLDPFLGGIMDAFRRPKFSYELFKAQRPVKPTVPGIESGPTVFVANAMTPFSQEDVTVYSNCDSVRLSVNGKVFGEKKVPFAEGTKSHIPMVTFENAFHFMEAKKLSRAFKPNDVQLVAEGIVDGKVVCTHVSRPAQVAVRIDLSIDNAGQKILADGSTVVPVMATLVDKNGTPKRLNNGSVAFEVTGAGELIGDVSVGANPRALKWGDAPALVRVGAKPGKVRIVARFVPAGAQMPQTGVLEFETAPAPGAFVQDEIPEPGHGVAVVAQGGEDTVDSLRLKLETSEKELNRLRNREVERQQTEFENTK from the coding sequence ATGATCCGCCATTTCATCGCCTTATTGGGCTCCCTCGCCGTCCTGCATGCCGGGCCGGAACGGGAGCCGGACTTTTCCAGAGCCGGGTTCTACACCGTTCCGGACAGCGGTCGGTCCGCCGCTGACTTCAATGTCGGCTGGCGTTTCCATCGGGGAAACGTGGAGGAGGCTGAAGCCCGGGATTTCAATGACCGCGCGTGGCAGCAGGTGTGCACGCCGCACGGCGTGGACGGTGCCCTGCCGGAGGAAACCAGTGGCAGCTCGAATTACCAGGGCCCGGCGTGGTATCGGAAAACCTTCACGCCCCCGACCGATCTGACGGGCAAGCGGGTGTCGCTGCATTTCGAGGGCATCCTCGGGAAATCGAAAATCTGGGTGAACGGCAAGCTGATGCGCGAGCACTTCTCCGGCTTCCTGCCCGCCATCGTGGACATCACGGAGGTAGCCGAGCTGGGCAAGCCGAACGTCGTGGCCGTGCTGGCCGACAACAGCGACGATCCCAGCTATCCGCCGGGCAAGCCGCAGAAGCAGCTCGATTACAGCTATCTGGGCGGCATCTACCGCGACGTCTGGCTGGTTTCCACCAACCCGGTGCACATCACCGACCCGAACGCGGTCGACGTGGTGGCGGGGGGCGGGGTGTTTTTCCACACCGACGAGCTCGATGCGGCGCACGCCAAGTCCGGCGTGCAGGTGCACGTGGTGAATGAATCCGACCGCGAGGGCGCCTACACCGTGGAATGCGATCTGACGGATGCCACTGGCAAGGCGGTGGCCAGCGCGAAAGCTCCGCTGAAGCTGGCTGCCAAGGCTAGCGGCACCACCAGCTTCACGCTCGGGGTGAAGAATCCCGCCATGTGGACGCCGGATTCCCCGGTGCTCCACAACCTGGTCGTCCGTGTGAAGGATCGCGAAGGCAAGGTCATCGATGCCCGCCGCAACCGTGTGGGCCTGCGCACGATCGCGTTCACCCACGAGAAGGGCTTTATCCTGAACGGCCAGCCGTTTCCGGAAAAGCTCATCGGCGGCAACCGCCATCAGGATCATGCCGTGATCGGCTTCGCCCTGAGCAACAACCTCCACTGGCGGGACGCGCTGAAGCTCCGCGAGGCGGGATTCCGCGTGGTCCGCAACGCGCACTACCCGCAGGACCCGGCCTTCATGGATGCCTGCGATGAGCTCGGCCTCTTCGTCATCGTCAACACGCCCGGCTGGCAGTTCTGGAACAAGGATCCGATCTTCGGCGAGCGTGTGTATTCCGACATCCGCAACATGGTGCGCCGCGACCGCAACCACGCCTCGGTGCTGCTGTGGGAGCCGATCCTCAACGAGACCAGCTATCCGGCGGAGTTCGCGAAGAACGCCCACGACATCAACCACGCCGAGTATCCCTGGCCCGGTTGCTACACCGCCGCGGATTCCGAGGCGCTCGGCCACGAGCACTTCGAGGTGCTCTATGCCCATCCCAGGTCCGGCGACGGTCTCGACATCGCGACGAACTACGACAAGAGCAAGGTTTACTTCACCCGCGAGTGGGGCGACAACGTGGACGACTGGGGCGCGCAGAACTCTCCGAGCCGGGTTTCCCTCGGCTGGGGCGAGGTGCCGCAATTGGTGCAGGCCAAGCATTACGCGAAGCCCTCGTATCCCTACAGCTGCCTCGATTCGCTGTTCCGCGCCGGTCCGGAGCATTTCGGCGGCACGATGTGGCACAGCTTCGACCACCAGCGTGGCTATCACCTCGATCCCTTCCTCGGCGGCATCATGGATGCCTTCCGTCGTCCGAAGTTCTCCTACGAGCTGTTCAAGGCGCAGCGTCCAGTGAAGCCGACGGTGCCGGGCATCGAGAGCGGCCCGACTGTGTTCGTTGCGAACGCGATGACGCCATTCTCCCAGGAGGATGTGACCGTTTACTCGAATTGCGACTCCGTCCGCCTGAGCGTGAACGGCAAGGTCTTCGGTGAGAAGAAGGTGCCGTTCGCCGAGGGCACCAAGTCGCACATCCCAATGGTCACCTTCGAGAACGCCTTCCACTTCATGGAGGCGAAGAAGCTGAGCCGCGCCTTCAAGCCGAACGACGTCCAGCTCGTCGCCGAGGGGATCGTGGACGGCAAGGTCGTCTGCACCCACGTTTCACGTCCCGCGCAGGTGGCGGTGCGGATCGATCTCTCCATCGACAACGCGGGCCAGAAGATCCTGGCGGACGGTTCGACGGTAGTGCCGGTGATGGCCACGTTGGTGGACAAGAATGGCACGCCGAAGCGCCTGAACAACGGTTCGGTGGCCTTCGAAGTCACGGGCGCGGGTGAACTGATCGGGGATGTCTCGGTGGGCGCGAATCCGCGGGCGCTGAAGTGGGGCGATGCTCCGGCGCTGGTGCGCGTGGGCGCGAAGCCCGGCAAGGTCCGGATCGTGGCGCGGTTCGTGCCGGCGGGAGCCCAGATGCCACAGACCGGCGTGCTGGAATTTGAAACCGCCCCGGCACCGGGAGCTTTCGTGCAGGACGAAATCCCCGAGCCCGGCCACGGCGTGGCGGTGGTGGCCCAAGGGGGGGAAGACACCGTGGATTCGCTCCGTTTGAAACTGGAGACCTCCGAGAAGGAGCTCAACCGCCTGCGCAACCGTGAGGTGGAGCGCCAGCAGACGGAGTTTGAGAACACCAAGTAA
- a CDS encoding arylsulfatase gives MKLQVLLPLLAAPLLSAAQPNVVILYADDLGYGDISCNGATAVQTPNIDRLAKEGLNFHSAYSTASTCTPSRYSLMTGKYPFRQEGTGILPGDAAMIIPTDAPTLPSVMKAAGYRTAAIGKWHLGLGGRGGIDWNQTVTPGPNQVGFDYTFIMPATADRMPCVYMENGKVVNLDPKDPIKVSYVHRLEGEAPPLPKEKQAMESNPQHSMGFLNGVGRIGHMTGGAKALWNDQEMSSTFCHQATQFIRSSGGKPFFLYYAMHNIHVPRLPNPKFAGKTPMGPRGDSIVEADWQVGEILRTLDELKLADNTLVILSSDNGPVVNDGYKDMSAMKLGSHKPAGPFSGGKYSCSEGGIRMPFIVRWPAKVKPGGTTEAMVSQVDLPRSLAHLAGKPVADDAFQDSQDVVPALLGESKTGRDHIVGLGDRITLRVGDWKYISPASDKKPGALFDLSKDLQEKSNLAQSEPAKLKEMAERLEKIAGKPKPAQPVSEE, from the coding sequence ATGAAACTCCAAGTCCTCCTCCCGCTCCTGGCGGCTCCCCTCCTTTCCGCCGCCCAGCCGAACGTCGTGATCCTCTACGCCGATGACCTCGGCTACGGCGACATTTCCTGCAATGGCGCCACCGCGGTGCAGACCCCGAACATCGACCGGCTGGCGAAGGAGGGCCTCAATTTCCACTCCGCCTACAGCACCGCCTCCACCTGCACCCCGTCCCGCTATTCGCTGATGACCGGGAAGTATCCGTTCCGCCAGGAAGGCACCGGCATTCTCCCCGGCGACGCGGCGATGATCATTCCCACCGACGCCCCCACTCTGCCCTCGGTCATGAAGGCGGCCGGCTACCGCACCGCGGCGATCGGGAAATGGCACCTCGGCCTCGGCGGCAGGGGCGGCATCGATTGGAACCAGACCGTCACCCCCGGACCGAACCAGGTCGGCTTCGACTACACCTTCATCATGCCCGCCACCGCCGACCGGATGCCGTGCGTTTACATGGAAAACGGCAAGGTGGTGAACCTCGATCCGAAGGACCCCATCAAGGTCTCCTACGTCCACCGACTGGAGGGCGAGGCCCCGCCGCTGCCGAAGGAAAAGCAGGCGATGGAATCTAATCCGCAGCACAGCATGGGCTTCCTCAACGGAGTGGGCCGCATCGGCCACATGACCGGCGGTGCCAAGGCGCTGTGGAACGACCAGGAAATGTCCTCCACCTTCTGCCACCAAGCCACCCAGTTCATCCGCTCTTCCGGCGGCAAGCCATTCTTCCTCTACTACGCGATGCACAACATCCACGTGCCGCGCCTGCCGAACCCGAAGTTCGCAGGCAAGACCCCGATGGGGCCCCGCGGCGACTCGATCGTGGAGGCAGACTGGCAGGTCGGCGAAATTCTCCGCACGCTCGATGAGCTCAAGCTCGCCGACAACACGCTGGTCATCCTCTCCAGCGACAACGGCCCGGTGGTGAACGACGGCTACAAGGATATGTCCGCCATGAAGCTCGGCAGCCACAAGCCCGCCGGTCCCTTCAGCGGCGGCAAGTATTCGTGCAGCGAGGGAGGCATCCGCATGCCCTTCATCGTCCGCTGGCCCGCCAAGGTGAAACCCGGCGGCACCACCGAGGCGATGGTGAGCCAGGTCGACCTGCCGCGCAGCCTCGCCCACCTCGCGGGCAAGCCGGTGGCCGACGACGCCTTCCAGGACAGCCAGGATGTCGTGCCCGCCCTGCTCGGCGAATCGAAGACCGGCCGCGACCACATCGTCGGGCTCGGCGACCGCATCACGCTGCGGGTGGGCGATTGGAAATACATCTCTCCCGCCAGCGACAAGAAGCCCGGCGCGCTCTTCGACCTCTCCAAGGACCTCCAGGAAAAAAGCAACCTGGCCCAATCCGAACCGGCCAAGCTGAAGGAAATGGCCGAGCGTCTGGAAAAGATCGCTGGCAAGCCGAAGCCCGCCCAACCGGTCTCGGAAGAGTAA
- a CDS encoding LamG domain-containing protein translates to MSVLFLAAGSPVLAEDAMTFSGSDLAIAGRPYVLAVPSGGCLVNWGDLITETVTEGTAIHVYKQSEPVSITVTKDGKPVPRDATALFREAKPAWARKAPLAEDVDNVSRPLGALLRAPADSFSVEFRVKSEAVSGNRTFFSSGGPGSAQVGLKDGALVFQLNGRQVMSGVLGDRWTDGAWHHVAVTYDRVPLFPHGNQVRFYLDGLPAGVAAFDALDSGAVTGTAATLGGSGFKGNMEWLAVYDSLLFPLAISDHAAVLAGDAQLPVTVANETVKAFQVDEPKISKVVKLALDSNPSADNGPALRKALVALENGSRLQLTDANGRGGVKFYIRSLQGAPAWAGMVIHDKTDVEVDGNGCTLVFSDNMARYVWMKGCTRTAMRNLAFDIDPLYARVGMWAKLLKVDPATGEMMAQVINPRDGKPVKDLPKRASYWRWRPHDPVTLRQTADNQFKSDLYAVKPYADPSAGPGVIRYKLKVPPTDKLWKVITAYQKGANFYMINNADFSSNAVSLDDSSHITFERVDYHAVLGMVFLSSGIDHVRVVRCKIGLPEGLTAADRPLTAGADGYHFHLTRGSILFEENEIALTDDDPISLKDDLWTDVKTAGPRKVNLGGKGPRAGSPIEILGPDYVTTGFTAKVVASEEGVLTLDRDLPANFPAKAVLVNRSHHTRDWVIRNNYFHDYYGRVMIYTGHGLVTGNRVHDSLYHLGISDAYYERAGIASDIITHRNLFEGTVADTAKWGGDQSLAGFHGITYSANSFLDGKLNINCAADALLTRNWFWRKSGESAYPVEVKNSKGTKLFGNFDAVSPATGFRAKQEKCTGTQEKDNLPAVLTGG, encoded by the coding sequence GTGTCCGTCCTGTTCCTCGCGGCCGGCTCGCCGGTCCTCGCGGAGGACGCCATGACATTTTCAGGTTCCGACCTCGCGATCGCGGGTCGACCTTACGTTTTGGCCGTTCCTTCCGGCGGTTGTTTGGTGAATTGGGGGGATCTAATCACTGAGACCGTCACGGAAGGAACGGCCATCCATGTTTACAAGCAGAGCGAGCCGGTCTCGATCACGGTGACCAAGGATGGCAAGCCGGTGCCGCGGGATGCCACCGCGCTGTTCCGCGAGGCCAAGCCCGCGTGGGCGCGGAAGGCTCCGCTGGCGGAGGATGTGGACAACGTTTCCCGCCCGCTCGGCGCGTTGCTGAGGGCTCCGGCGGATTCGTTCTCGGTGGAGTTCCGCGTGAAATCCGAGGCGGTCTCCGGAAACCGGACGTTCTTTTCCTCGGGTGGGCCGGGGAGCGCCCAGGTGGGGCTGAAGGACGGCGCGCTGGTGTTCCAATTGAACGGCCGGCAGGTGATGTCCGGGGTGCTGGGGGATCGCTGGACGGACGGGGCGTGGCACCATGTCGCGGTCACCTACGACCGCGTGCCGTTGTTCCCGCACGGGAACCAGGTGCGGTTCTATCTCGACGGGCTGCCCGCGGGCGTGGCCGCGTTCGATGCACTGGATTCGGGGGCGGTGACCGGCACCGCGGCGACGCTGGGGGGCTCGGGATTCAAGGGGAACATGGAATGGCTGGCGGTCTACGACTCGCTGCTGTTTCCGCTGGCGATCTCCGATCATGCGGCCGTTCTGGCGGGAGACGCCCAGCTTCCGGTGACGGTGGCGAATGAAACGGTGAAGGCTTTCCAAGTGGACGAGCCGAAGATTTCCAAGGTCGTCAAACTCGCGCTGGACTCCAATCCGTCCGCGGACAACGGGCCCGCGCTCCGCAAGGCCTTGGTGGCCTTGGAAAACGGCAGCCGTCTCCAACTGACGGACGCGAACGGCCGCGGTGGCGTGAAGTTCTACATCCGGTCGTTGCAAGGCGCTCCGGCGTGGGCGGGTATGGTCATCCACGACAAGACCGATGTGGAGGTCGATGGCAACGGCTGCACGCTGGTGTTCTCCGACAACATGGCCCGCTACGTCTGGATGAAGGGCTGCACCCGCACGGCGATGCGGAACCTGGCTTTCGACATCGATCCGCTCTACGCGCGGGTCGGGATGTGGGCGAAGCTCCTCAAGGTCGATCCCGCCACCGGCGAGATGATGGCCCAGGTGATCAATCCCCGCGATGGCAAGCCGGTGAAGGACCTGCCGAAGCGTGCGAGCTATTGGCGCTGGCGTCCGCACGATCCGGTGACCCTGCGCCAGACCGCGGACAACCAGTTTAAGTCCGACCTCTACGCGGTGAAACCCTATGCCGATCCCTCGGCGGGTCCGGGCGTGATCCGTTACAAGCTGAAGGTGCCGCCCACCGACAAGCTGTGGAAGGTGATCACCGCCTACCAGAAGGGCGCGAACTTCTACATGATCAACAACGCGGACTTCTCCTCGAACGCGGTGAGTCTCGACGACAGCAGCCACATCACCTTCGAGCGGGTGGACTACCACGCGGTGCTGGGCATGGTGTTTCTCTCCTCCGGCATCGATCACGTCCGCGTGGTGCGTTGCAAGATCGGCCTGCCCGAGGGCCTGACCGCCGCGGACCGTCCCCTGACCGCCGGGGCCGATGGCTACCATTTCCACCTGACCCGTGGATCGATCCTGTTCGAGGAAAACGAGATCGCCTTGACCGACGACGATCCGATCAGCCTGAAGGACGACTTGTGGACCGACGTGAAGACGGCGGGTCCGCGCAAGGTCAATCTCGGTGGCAAGGGGCCGCGCGCGGGCAGCCCGATCGAAATTCTCGGCCCGGATTATGTCACCACCGGGTTCACCGCGAAGGTGGTGGCCTCCGAGGAAGGCGTGCTGACGCTGGACCGGGACCTGCCCGCGAATTTTCCTGCGAAAGCGGTGCTGGTGAACCGCAGCCACCACACCCGCGACTGGGTGATCCGGAACAACTACTTCCATGACTACTATGGCCGCGTGATGATCTATACCGGTCACGGTCTGGTCACCGGCAACCGGGTTCACGACAGCCTGTATCACCTTGGCATCAGCGATGCCTACTACGAGCGCGCCGGGATCGCGTCCGACATCATCACCCACCGCAACCTGTTCGAGGGCACGGTGGCCGACACCGCCAAGTGGGGCGGCGACCAGAGCCTTGCCGGCTTCCACGGCATCACCTACTCGGCGAACAGCTTCCTCGATGGCAAGCTGAACATCAACTGTGCCGCGGACGCCCTGCTGACCCGGAACTGGTTCTGGCGGAAGAGCGGGGAGAGCGCATACCCGGTGGAAGTGAAGAACAGCAAGGGTACGAAGCTGTTCGGAAACTTCGACGCCGTATCACCCGCGACCGGCTTCCGCGCGAAGCAGGAGAAGTGCACCGGCACCCAGGAGAAGGACAACCTCCCGGCGGTTTTGACGGGAGGTTGA
- a CDS encoding HupE/UreJ family protein — protein sequence MNRLRLLLRAISLFVALSLQPAPAHNMPNSAVFLDFHRDGVLTELVLPLNELELAFKQPLMAEPDQVLARHGAALQTYVLEHTHPKAPDGREWKIEFRDQAVVMGQVQPDLVVHLWMTPPEGAPLREFTFDFSVIHHEVMNHSTVVSVRNDWNSAVFSSSPEMIGTIQFTITSVQVDRTRGSWWQGFHSVLMLGIHHIAEGTDHLLFLLVLLLPAPLIPAGKRWGGFGGLKRGATKLLKIVTAFTIGHSLTLLAGAIGWLRLPSQPVEVLIAFSILVSAIHAIRPWFPGRETWIASGFGLIHGLAFAGTIAEYGFSPWHLALSVLGFNIGIELMQLAVVLMVVPWLILLSRTRVYTPFRLVGSVFAGLAALAWMGERALSWPNPLNGVIEGFVAHAGWWLAALGVASFAATIWQRRGLPSAGKPG from the coding sequence ATGAACCGGCTCCGCCTTCTCCTGCGCGCGATCTCCCTGTTCGTGGCGCTGTCGCTGCAACCCGCCCCGGCCCACAACATGCCGAACAGCGCGGTGTTCCTGGATTTCCATCGCGACGGGGTGCTCACCGAACTGGTGCTCCCCCTCAACGAGCTGGAGCTGGCATTCAAGCAACCGCTGATGGCGGAGCCGGATCAGGTGCTCGCCCGCCACGGTGCCGCCTTGCAGACCTACGTGCTCGAACACACCCATCCAAAGGCTCCGGATGGCCGGGAATGGAAGATCGAGTTCAGGGATCAAGCCGTCGTCATGGGTCAGGTCCAACCCGATCTCGTCGTGCATCTTTGGATGACTCCACCCGAAGGCGCTCCCCTGCGCGAGTTCACCTTCGATTTCTCCGTGATCCACCACGAGGTCATGAACCACTCGACGGTGGTTTCGGTCCGCAATGACTGGAACAGCGCGGTGTTCTCCAGCAGCCCCGAGATGATCGGCACGATCCAGTTCACCATCACCTCGGTGCAGGTCGATCGCACACGTGGCAGTTGGTGGCAGGGCTTCCACTCCGTGCTGATGCTCGGCATCCATCACATCGCGGAGGGCACGGACCACCTGCTGTTCCTGCTGGTGTTGTTGCTGCCAGCCCCGCTGATTCCCGCGGGAAAACGCTGGGGCGGATTCGGCGGCTTGAAACGCGGTGCCACCAAGTTGCTCAAAATCGTGACCGCCTTCACCATCGGCCATTCCCTGACCTTGCTCGCGGGCGCGATCGGCTGGTTGAGGTTGCCCTCGCAGCCTGTCGAGGTCCTCATCGCCTTCTCCATACTCGTCTCCGCCATCCATGCGATCCGGCCCTGGTTTCCGGGGCGGGAAACCTGGATTGCATCCGGCTTCGGACTGATCCACGGGCTCGCCTTCGCGGGCACGATCGCGGAATACGGCTTCTCGCCATGGCATCTCGCCCTGAGCGTGCTGGGCTTCAACATCGGTATCGAATTGATGCAGCTCGCCGTGGTGTTGATGGTCGTCCCGTGGTTGATCCTGCTCAGCCGCACCCGCGTATACACGCCCTTCCGCTTGGTCGGTTCCGTCTTCGCCGGACTCGCCGCGCTCGCCTGGATGGGAGAACGCGCGCTCTCGTGGCCGAATCCGCTGAATGGGGTTATCGAGGGCTTCGTGGCCCACGCCGGATGGTGGCTCGCCGCCCTCGGTGTCGCCTCCTTTGCCGCCACCATCTGGCAACGGCGGGGCCTCCCCTCCGCAGGGAAACCCGGCTGA
- a CDS encoding DUF3500 domain-containing protein — translation MNPIHPLRFTLLAAAATGIAAADTANTQAVVTAANTFLAPLTTAQKTAIDSSSSSALNTSAIYNASLTNVEVWSNVPISTTLSGATRNGLIFSSLSDTNKTNALAVATAALSTSGRKLIDDVRAGDRYISGEVTNAKGTTSSMWGYNKYFIAFVGTPSTSSPWTFQFGGHHLAYNLTYNGTYTSCTPLFVGTEPNSWTDSTGSYAPLGSQRTILESLRPTLTTSALLSGTYSDVVFGPNGSGPSTTSNHDTVQPKAYPTTGRGQLYSSLTSSQQALVKSYIESWVNFMAPSIAAELLPVYESDAALAETYVGYAGSNTLMRASSNYFRVDGPRLWIEFSVQGGVYDSSGYHDHGVVRDKLADYGAAYGSTTIGTTVRPPTITTQPTSQSIATGGSTTLSVVAASAGTGTSTLTYQWFKDGTAISGATASSFAITSAAAANAGSYTVQVISTGGLVTSAAAVVTIVSNPTITTTSPLADGTVGAAYSQTLAASSGTSPYTWSLASGSVPTGTTLSSAGTLSGTPTAAGTFTFTAKVTDAASGAATKSISVTIVEPFNTFLATYSLTSASANLDADQDGAPTLLEFVLGGVPTTYNTSILPVVSYATVSGVKSMVLDFNTVNPLGSVNCYVQYSADLTTWTTAVSGTDGVTITTTATTSTVNHVKAVLPATPSKRFARLKATYNP, via the coding sequence ATGAACCCCATCCACCCTCTCCGATTCACCCTCCTCGCCGCCGCTGCCACCGGCATCGCCGCGGCCGACACCGCGAACACCCAGGCGGTGGTCACCGCCGCCAACACCTTCCTCGCCCCGCTGACCACCGCCCAAAAGACCGCGATCGATTCCAGCTCATCGTCCGCCCTCAATACCTCGGCGATCTACAACGCCTCCCTCACCAACGTCGAGGTCTGGTCGAACGTTCCCATCTCCACCACGTTGAGCGGCGCGACCCGCAACGGCCTGATTTTCTCGTCGCTCTCGGACACCAACAAGACCAACGCGCTCGCCGTGGCGACCGCCGCCCTGAGCACCAGCGGCCGGAAGTTGATCGACGATGTCCGCGCCGGGGACCGCTACATCAGCGGCGAGGTCACCAACGCGAAGGGCACCACCAGCAGCATGTGGGGCTACAACAAGTACTTCATCGCCTTCGTCGGCACGCCTTCCACCTCCTCGCCGTGGACCTTCCAGTTCGGCGGCCACCATCTGGCCTACAATCTCACCTACAACGGCACCTACACCAGTTGCACCCCGCTGTTCGTGGGCACCGAGCCGAACTCGTGGACGGACTCCACCGGCAGCTACGCCCCGCTCGGCAGCCAGCGCACCATCCTGGAAAGCCTCCGCCCCACCCTCACCACCTCCGCCCTTCTTTCCGGCACATACAGCGACGTGGTCTTCGGCCCGAACGGCTCCGGCCCCAGCACTACCAGCAACCACGACACCGTCCAACCGAAGGCCTATCCCACCACCGGCCGCGGCCAGCTTTACTCGTCGCTCACCAGCAGCCAGCAGGCCCTGGTGAAAAGCTACATCGAATCGTGGGTCAATTTCATGGCCCCATCGATCGCCGCCGAACTCCTGCCGGTCTATGAAAGCGATGCCGCCCTCGCGGAGACCTATGTCGGCTACGCGGGGAGCAACACGCTGATGCGGGCCAGCTCGAACTATTTCCGCGTGGACGGCCCGCGCCTATGGATCGAGTTCAGCGTGCAAGGCGGTGTCTACGATTCCAGCGGCTACCACGACCACGGAGTGGTGCGGGACAAACTGGCCGACTATGGTGCGGCCTACGGATCGACCACCATCGGCACCACGGTCCGCCCACCCACGATCACCACCCAGCCCACCAGCCAATCGATCGCCACCGGTGGCTCGACCACCCTCAGCGTGGTCGCCGCTTCCGCTGGCACGGGAACCTCCACCCTGACCTATCAATGGTTCAAGGACGGCACCGCCATCTCCGGGGCCACCGCGTCCTCCTTCGCCATCACCTCCGCCGCCGCGGCGAATGCCGGTTCCTACACCGTGCAGGTGATCAGCACCGGCGGCCTCGTCACCAGTGCCGCGGCCGTGGTGACCATCGTCTCGAATCCGACCATCACCACCACCTCCCCGCTGGCCGATGGCACGGTGGGCGCGGCCTATTCCCAGACTCTGGCGGCCAGCAGCGGCACCAGCCCCTACACCTGGAGCCTCGCCTCGGGAAGCGTCCCCACCGGCACTACACTAAGTTCGGCCGGAACACTCAGCGGCACCCCCACCGCCGCGGGCACCTTCACGTTCACCGCCAAGGTCACGGACGCCGCGAGCGGCGCCGCCACCAAGAGCATCTCGGTCACCATCGTCGAACCGTTCAATACCTTCCTCGCCACCTACAGCCTCACCTCGGCCAGCGCCAACCTCGATGCCGACCAGGACGGCGCGCCCACACTGCTGGAGTTCGTCCTGGGTGGAGTCCCCACCACCTACAACACCTCCATCCTGCCAGTGGTGAGCTATGCCACGGTCAGCGGCGTCAAATCGATGGTGCTCGATTTCAACACCGTCAACCCGCTCGGGTCGGTCAACTGCTACGTCCAATACTCCGCCGATCTCACCACCTGGACCACGGCGGTGTCCGGTACCGACGGCGTGACGATCACCACCACCGCCACGACCAGCACCGTGAACCACGTGAAAGCGGTCCTCCCGGCCACGCCTTCAAAACGGTTCGCGCGGTTGAAGGCCACCTACAATCCCTGA